From Rhododendron vialii isolate Sample 1 chromosome 10a, ASM3025357v1, the proteins below share one genomic window:
- the LOC131303156 gene encoding uncharacterized protein LOC131303156: MHVKEINRCGPGLASSKVADFINTTSREWSIPKLKQVLSEEEALSISHIPISKIDTEDCMLWDFTTNELKFSPKLKHFWWKVCRNRLATKENLMRRNCANNPMCPMCGKHSESIEHLLFHCKWAKNVWFKSPISGGIFPNNINSPLSWSIAAKEKMDTGSWSSDFLAKAIFIAWYIWIARKEMVFQDKIGPPHGTMARALGAWGEFKAAKEAVQIHVPPSDRPPPAPKLWAAPPPGTLKINCDASWTEAAQKGWGGIILRNSRGCLLDVSIESDCASLISLSVSELVPPWEVSALITDIRKIGAELELSFCWTPREGNEAAHWIASSRASTLGCNWVSTPPVPLLSILCNDASIYQ, translated from the exons ATGCACGTAAAGGAAATAAACCGTTGTGGGCCTGGTCTAGCATCATCCAAG GTGGCTGACTTTATCAACACCACGTCAAGGGAGTGGAGTATTCCAAAACTGAAGCAGGTCTTAAGTGAGGAAGAAGCTCTGTCCATTTCGCATATCCCAATTTCCAAAATTGATACTGAGGACTGCATGCTTTGGGATTTCACTACTAATG AACTTAAGTTTTCCCCAAAGCTGAAGCATTTCTGGTGGAAGGTTTGTAGAAATCGTCTGGCTACAAAGGAGAACTTGATGCGTAGGAATTGTGCCAATAATCCCATGTGCCCAATGTGTGGCAAGCACAGTGAATCTATTGAACATCTCCTCTTCCACTGTAAATGGGCAAAGAATGTGTGGTTTAAAAGCCCAATCTCTGGGGGGATTTTTCCAAATAATATCAATTCTCCTCTCTCCTGGTCAATCGCTGCTAAAGAAAAGATGGATACGGGGTCTTGGAGCAGTGATTTTTTGGCAAAAGCAATCTTTATTGCTTGGTATATCTGGATCGCCAGAAAAGAAATGGTCTTCCAGGACAAGATTGGGCCTCCTCATGGAACGATGGCTCGAGCTTTGGGTGCGTGGGGTGAATTCAAGGCTGCCAAAGAAGCTGTCCAGATTCATGTTCCTCCCTCTGACAGGCCTCCCCCAGCTCCCAAACTTTGGGCAGCCCCCCCTCCCGGAACGCTTAAGATCAACTGTGATGCTTCTTGGACGGAGGCTGCTCAAAAAGGTTGGGGGGGCATTATTCTCAGGAACTCTAGAGGGTGTTTGCTTGATG TGTCGATTGAAAGTGATTGTGCTAGTCTTATCTCCCTAAGTGTTTCGGAATTAGTTCCACCGTGGGAGGTGTCGGCTTTGATTACTGATATTCGTAAGATAGGTGCAGAATTGGAGTTATCTTTCTGCTGGACTCCAAGGGAAGGAAATGAAGCAGCCCACTGGATAGCTTCCTCCAGGGCCTCAACTTTAGGTTGCAATTGGGTGTCCACTCCACCTGTTCCTCTTTTGTCTATTCTCTGTAATGATGCTTCTATTTATCAATGA